The genomic DNA TCATGAAGGGCTCCGTCTCCCTCGCCGAGAAGAGTATCCTACTCGCCTCGTCCAACTCCCGAAGGGCTGAGGCTCGGTCTTGAGCTTTGGATATCTCGATCTGCTCTACTATGGCTCTGAGGGCGGTTAGGGCCACGCCTGTGGCCCCCTGAACCTCAAGCCTCCTTATCCTCTCAGCCGCCTCTATCACCCGCTCCAATTCAACCCCTAAAGGCTATCACGCCAGATGTTTTATACACTGCCCTAGAGATGCTTAACAAGCCTTCTCTCCCCTCCGACTTTTATGCTCTGATGGGGGCCTACCCTAGCCCGTAATTCACAGAAACATTTCAAACTCTATGAGAATGGGCCTGGCGCTGCGAGGTGGATGCTCTTCCTATCCTGTGTTATTGTGATTAAAAGATGGGCTCCAACGGTACCTTCAACTATTGGGAAGGGCCCAGCAGTGCGAAAGCTTCCGATTTCCCTTATCCATTGGGCCCATGATGCTTATTGTGTACTCTATTGGAAAACCACTCCAATGGATGGCCTTAAAGCCCCTTAAAGATAACCTGGCATCATCACCCTCTTTGAGATTTCAGTTTCCTTTTGAGGTTTAAGTTGAGGTAGGGAAAACTGCTTGAATGGTTGGAGGAAGGGATATTTCAGACTGTGAAAGTGGGGAGAGAAAAGTTAGAAGTGCCTGAAGCACCTCTCGTCGGTGAAGGCCATGGCTATCCCATGCTCTTCGCAGGCCTTTATGACCTCCTCGTCCCTTATGGAGCCTCCTGGTTGGATGCAGGCTGTGATGCCGTACTTGGCCATGAGCTCGACCGAGTCTGAGAATGGAAAGAATCCGTCGGAGGCCAGTACAGCTCCCTTCAGCTCCTCTCTGTGGCCCCTCTCAGCGGCCTTCTCTAGGGCCAGCCTGACAGCCGTCACCCTGTCCTGCTGCCCTGCGCCGATGCCTAGAGTAGCCCTGTCTCTGGATACTACTATCCCGTTCGATCTCACGTTCATACAGATGTACCAGGAGAATATGAGGTCGTCGAGCTCCCTCTCGGTGGGGTTTCTCCTGGTCACTATCCTCAGATCCCCCGGCCCTCTAATCCTCGTCAGAAGGGGGGCTGAGACTATTATTGAGCCGTCAACGAGGATGGAGATGTTGTATGGCTGGGGGGGATCCCCTATGAACCTGCTTAGAGTGGCTAGATTCTGGAACTGGATTATCCTCAAGTCCCTCCTACTCGAGAGAACCCCTATGGCCTCCTCCTCGAATGAGGGGGCCGCCACCACCTCAACGAAGGTTGAAGCGACCTCCTCGCCTGTCCCCTCATCCAAGGTCGAGTTGAAGACTACGACGCTCCCGTAGGCCGCTACGCTGTCGCAGTCCCTAGCCCTTATATAGATATCCCTGAGGCTTTCAAATCCGCCTCTGGAGGCCGCAACGCCCGAGGGGTTCAGGTGCTTCATGACGGCGCAGGCCGGCTCCTCGAAGTACTTGAGGATGTTTAGGGCGTTGTTGACGTCCTCTATGTTGGTCTGGCTTAGGCCCCCCTTCCCCCCCTTTATCAACTTCAAGTTCCCAATGACCGGATGGCCTCTCAACGGCCTGTATAGGGCAGCCGGTTGGTGGGGGTTCTCCCCATACCTGAGGCTCATCGCCTTCTCGTAGATCATCTCCTCCCCGCCTATGTGCATGCTGAGCCTATCGGGAAAACCCTCCTCGGTTGGGGTCCTATACCTTTTCCTCATCTCCTCCAAGCCTCACCCTCCTCCCATGAGGTGTCTATAGATGGCCTCGTCGTAATCTGAGGTCCTCCTGAAGGCCTCCACGGCGAGCCTCCATCTCAACCCCTCGGGAAGATTCCCATTATGCCTCTTGAGGCCCTCCACCACCTCCTCATACTGGGATGGATCGACTACCACCGCGACCCTTCCATGGAGTAGGCTGGCCTTTGCGGCTGCCCTGATCAGGGCGGGGCCTCCTATATCGATTCCAACCGCTGCCTCCCTCCACCCTCCCCTAGCTGCATACTCCTCGAAGGGGTATAGGTTGACAACCACTAGGTCTATGGGCTCTATTCCCCACCTCTCCATGTAGCTCCTGTGTTCCGGGTTTTCGGGATTGAGGAGTATGCCTCCATGGATCTTGGGATGGAGGGTCTTGAGCAATCCTCCAGGCGCCTCCGGGAAGCCCGTGTACTCCGAGACCTCCATCACCCTTCGATACCCCGCCCTCCTTAGCCAGGCCGCGGTTCCCGAGGAGGCGACGACCTCGACCCCCAGGGAGGCCAGAACCTCGACTAGTTTATCTAGGCCCCGTCTATCCGAGACGCTTATCAAGGCCCGCCTGATCAAGCCCTTATCAACTCGATTTCTATCTTTGGAGCCATCATTTAAATTGATGATTCTCCCGGGATTTCGGCTCTGAGGGGAGAGGTTCTCCAAAAAAATGGGGAGGAGGCATTTTTATGAAGGGAAAGGCCTCCGAAGGTGACTGCCACGAGTTCGGGTGGTATGGCCTGGGCTGCCTTTTGTAGCCCCTTGGATTCTCGGGACTAAGATCTGCGCTGAGCCTAGGGGGTTCTCCCTGAGCCAGGTAGGAGGATGTCGTGGGGCTTCAGCTCATCGGCTCCCTTCTCCGTGACGAGGGCTAATCTGGCCTTCTCCCACATCTGGGTTATGTTCTCCGCCCCTACGTAGCCCATGGCTGCCTGGAGGCCTCCCACGAACTCGGAGACTATGTCGGCGACTGTCCCCCTGTATGGGACCCATCCCTCCACCCCCTCATCTATTGTCTTTGAGGGCTGGGAGTACCTGTCCTGGGCGTACCTTTTCCTCTTCGCAGCGGCGCTACCCATCCCATAGTACTCCTTGTAGTATCTCCCCTCCAGGGCGACCAGCCGCCCTGGGCTCTCTCTACACCCGGCGAAGACGTTGCCCATCATGGTCGATGAGGCCCCCATCGCCAGGGCGACCGCTACATCCCCTGGGTTCCTTATCCCTCCATCGGCTATTATCGGGATGTCCGCCCCATAATCCCTCACGGCGTCTGCCGCCTGGGATACTGCGAAGAGGGTTGGGGATCCCGCCCTTGTCACCACGCTCGTTGTGCAGATGGAGCCGCTTCCTATCCCGACCCTTAGACCCCCTATCCCTTCCAGCTTGGTTATGCAGTCCTCGGCGGCCTCATATGTGCCTATGTTCCCAACCACTAACTCGGCGGAGATCTCCTTCAACATCCTCTTTGTCGCCTCGAAGCAGTTTCTATTGTGGAAGTGGGCGACATCGGTGAAGAGGACGTCAACGTATTTGTCGAGGGCCTTGGCCCTAGGGAGGTCGAAGGGGGATATGGCGGCGGCGCAGACTAGCCTCCCCTCCTCGTCTCTTATCGCGTTGGGGTAGGTGCCCTTCAGGGTTATGTCCCTCATGGTTATGAGGCCCCTCACCCTTCCCTCCCCGTCGACTATGGGGAGCTTCTCTATCCTCTCCCTGTGGAGGATCCTCTTGGCCTCCTCTAGGGTGATGGCCTCGCTAGCCGTTATCACGTTCCTCGTCATCACGTCCCTCACCCTCAGGGATGGATCTGCCAGGCGGACATCTCTGGCCGTGACGATGCCTATTAGCTTCTCATCATCCTCGACAACGGGGAATCCGTGGATGTTGTGGGCCTCCATCAGCCTTAGAAGCTCCTCTACGGTTATATCCGGGCCCACTGTGACCACATCCCTTATGATGAGGGCCTCAGCCCTCTTAACCCTCCTCGCCATCTCCACCTCCGCCTCCACGGAGCAGTTCCTGTGGAGGACGCCGAGGCCTCCCTGCCTTGCCAGGGCTATGGCCATATCGCTCTCGGTGACCGTGTCCATGGGGGAGGAGATGAATGGGACATTCAGCATCACCCTCCTGGTTGCCCTGCTCCTGACATCAACCTCTGAGGGCTCCACGGAGGTGAATCCTGGAAGCAGAAGGACATCGTTGAAGGTAAGGGCCTGAACGGCTTTAAACAGCTTATCCCTAAAACCCATCCGACCACCGGTGTTTTAACTCACGATGAGAACTTGGGGTTATTAACGTTTTACTTTTAGCTTGATCCGTTGGGAGGAGGGATTCCAGAGGGGTGAAATCTTGAGGTTATCCTCAAAGAGGTGTTTCAGGGGATCGAGAGCGTTCGAGAGGTGGCGGCCTCTAAGGGATAGGATATATATAACCTTGTTTTTATATCTGGCCAAGGATGGTTAGTGGGTGGGGGTCTTGAAGGCTTTCGTCCTCATGAACACAGAGCTGGGCCAGGAGGCCTCAGTGGTTGAGGCCTTGACCCGTATGGAGGGGGTTAAAAAGGCCTACGCCCTCTACGGCATCTATGACGTCATCGCTGAGATAGAGGCCGAGTCCATGGATAATGTAAGAAACATAGTCTTCACTAAGATCAGGCAGCTGCCGAATGTCAGGAGCACCGTGACACTCATCACATACGGAGAATCCTTTATCAGGTAGATCCGGCGGTCCTCAAGCCCTTTGAACCTAACTTCATGATCTTTTAAACTATGCTTCTCTTATTAGTCAAATCTGATTTGGATTTCCTTTCTTTTTAGTGTTTCTCTATTTCAAGATCTTCCCTGTCATCATATACCATATATAGAGGTCTAGTTCTGCGGGGGTTATTCCCATCCTTCCGGCTATGGCCCTCATTAGAGCCTCAAGCCTTATGTATAGGGATTTGCTCAGACCTCTAGGGATCTCGGTTATCAGCCCCTTCCCCCATAGAAACCTCAATATGTGCCTGTCTAGGATGGCCAGATTTTTTGACCCCGTGTTCCTGAGGAAGTGGCTCGCCTCCTTATATCCTAGCCCCTTCACCTCTCTCACAAGCCATTCCCTCGCCTCCATCTCATCCATGTTTCTTAGGGTCTCCTTGAGCCTCCCGTGGAGCCTCCTGGCCTCGACTATGTACTCAGCCCTTGCCTCGGGGTATCTGTGCCCCAGCCTTCTCAGTTCCCCTGAGAGCTTCTCCCTCTCCAGCGTCAGGAGACCCCTTCCAAGGGCTTCCTGGATCTTCATCCCCCCCTCTGCGGTGTAGTTGGCTGTGAGGATGCAGAAGCACAACTCCCTGAAGAGGCTCTCCTCGTCCCCTCCAGCCTCCTCAAACGATCTGATTCTTTCCTCGACGATGGGCCTCACCTCCTCCACCGCTTTCATGAGCTCCCCTAGGAAGTCGAGCCTGGCTATCCAGACTTGAAATCTGGGTCCTCTAACCTCCTCGTAGCGCCATAGGGTGTGGGGGGCCCCAGAGACCTCCTCTAGGATGTGTACGAGGTCCATGAAGTAGTCTGAGACCCCGCAGGTCTCGCACATGCTTCCCGAGAACCTGAGCGTTATAACCCTTCCCTTTATCGATAGAAGCTCTACGGAGGCCTCCCTTCCGAAGATCTTTGAGAACTCCTCTATAGCTCTCTCTACCTCTCCCCTATCTATGAGGCTCACCGTGACATCCCCTGTTCCTGTTGTAACCTTTCAAGTAAAAGTAATATTTGTTCAACTAGGGTTAGGGGCTGAAAGGGGCTCTTTATCGGGGGTTATTCCCCTTTGCTTTTTGGACCTCATCTAATGCTCTCTCAGCCGCCTGGATGCATGAGAGGAGGTCGTCTATGGTTGCCGTGAGGCTTTTGATCCCCCTGTGGCACGTGATCGAGAACCGAAGTTCTCCCCCTGAGGCCTCTGATGTTAGGGTTATGCCTTCGGGGGCTTGGGTGTTGTCGGGTGAGACGGCGTCTAGGACCGCCCTCGCCTCCCTCTCAGAGCTGTATCTTAAAATTATGTGTGCCTCTTGCCTTTCTCTGCTCCCCGACAAGTCTGTTCACCAGCCTGATGAACTCATCCTCGTATATCTCTTGTATAAATGCTCCTGCGGCTATATCGTGTCCTCCTCCCCTCCCGTTAAACCTCTCGGCTGCCTCCATCATGACCTTCCCGAGGTTTATTCCCTCCATTGCCAGCTCGTCTGTGAGCCTCCCCGAGACCTTCAGGAGGCCCCCCTCAGCCTTGGCCAGTGCCACTATCGGCATCTTCTTCTTCAGGATTCCCGTTGAGATGAGGATGGAGGCCACAACCCCTATTATCCTGTCGTCTATCTCATCCTGGGCGCTGAGGGCGTATATGTTCTCCATCTCGACTATGGAGGCCCTCTCCCTCACCAGGTCTAGGTACTCTGCTATCTTCCTCCTGTACTCGTTCAGGGTGGCCTCGGCCTCCTCGACTGCTGATCCCCTGTCTCCTAGGCATACGGCTATGCCGAGGCTGGGCCTCTCCATCCTCGCGCAGGCGTTCAGGAGGGAGGCGTACTCCCTTCCATCCCTCATGGGTGTCCAGGCCTCCTCCTTCTTGAAGGTGTAGACCTTCCCTATGAGCTCGTGGATGGCCTCGACGCTGCACTGCTCTTGGATCATGTGCTGGGAGAGGGCTGAGAAGAGGCTCCTCTTCTCCTCCTCTGTTAGGTCCCTCAGGGCCCTCCATCTCCCCTCCCTCTTCAGCTCTATCCCAAGCTCCTTTAGGAAGGCTAGGCATCTGTCCTCCCTCCCGCTCAGGCCTGGTATGTATGGGTTTGTGGTGTATGCTAGGGCCCTGTATAGGGGCCTCGTCTCATATCCGTATAGGGTTATATCGGTCCTAGTCTCCAGTAAGCCTGCCTCTTTAGCTTCTTCCTCTATCCTCCTGTTCAGGCCTGTGAGGGACTTCCCCTCTCCCTTATCCTGCTGGTCTGCTAGGGCTCCGACCACTCCCAGGGGGCTCAGGGCTATGTTCCCCTCGTCGATCCGCCTTGAGAAGAGGTATGCGACCCCCGCGCCGCTTATGCCCCTTGAGCCGTCTAAGCCGTGCGACACCGGGTTTATGTGGACTATCCGGCCCTCCTCTGCCTCTATGGGGGGATGGTGGTCCAAGATTATGACGTCGGAGTCCGATAGGTGTTTTGCTATGATGTCTAGGTAGCTGCTGCCTATGTCTGAGAATATTATGAGGGGGGCCTTCTCCTCCGAGATCCCTTTCAGGATCTCCTCGTCGAGCCTGACCTCGCAGGTTGTCTTGAAGGGTACACCAGACCTCAATGAGGTTAGGCTGAGGATCCCGCCAGCGGCTATCCCGTCGGCGTCGCTGTGGGAGACTATCCTAACGGGGTCTCCCCTCTCCACATGCCGCTCGTATAGCTCCGCCGCCACCTCTATGGAGTCGAGAAACTGCCTCTCCAGCTCCAGATTCATCTCCGCCGCGTTTAGAATGTGATCATGCTGGGCCTGTATTCCCAGTCTGGTGGTATGAGGCCCTTCCTCTTGTAGTACTTGGCCAGCTTGTATATCCTCGCCTCAGCCAGCTGCAGGCCCCTCTTGTTGCTGTAGTCCTTGGGGTTGCGCTCCAGATGCCTCCTGATGTTGGCCGCCCTTGAGATGAGGTTCTGGAGATCCTCTGGGAGCTTCGGGGCCATCTGGGCCTCCCGAAGGATCTCTAGGATCCCCTCTCCCACGATCGGCTTTACCAGGGGTATTCCATGCTCATCCCTCAGGATGTTGCCTATCTCGCTGGGGGTTCTCCCCTCCCTGGCTAGGCTTATCACCAGGGCCTTCACCTCCTCGGGCTGGTATACAACCCATCCCGGGGGCCTCTTTGAGACAGGCCTTGTAGATCGGGATCCCCCCAGCATTAGCGCCCTTCTTCCAACCATTCGCCATCAACCGATTATAGTGGCCGGCTTCTCCATTCGTGAGCGGCTGTCTTTATAAAGGTTTACATTTTAATAGATGCTCGTCTCTAGGGCCTTCTGGGTTGTGGGTTTCTCATGTGGTTCTATCCATTCAATTTATATCCTTGGGTTTGATTTGAGCCAGGCTCCGAGCATCCTGAATGCCCTAGCCCTGTGGGATATGGCGTTCTTCTCCTCTATGGTCATCTCCCCGAAGGTCCTTCCGTCCCCCTCATCTGGTATGAAGATGGGGTCGTATCCGAAGCCCCCTGTTCCCCGGGGCTCCGGTGAGATCCTCCCCCAGACCACGCCTTGGAAGAGGTGTAGATCGCATCCGTGCTTGAGAGCTATCACAGACTTGTAGTATGCCCTTCTATCCTCGAGGCCCTCCATGAGCTTCAGTATCCCAATGAGGCCGATCTTCCTTAGGGTGTAGGAGGAGTATGGGCCTGGAAATCCCCCGTATCGCTCTATGAAGAGGCCTGACTCCTCGGAGATTATTAGGCGTGGGTCGTTGATGGATATCCCCTCTAGGCTGTGGGATGCTATCTCCTCCAACTCGTCGGCTTGTATCTCGAGCTTCTCCCCTCTTAATAGGTGGAGGTCGATTCCCATCTCGGAGAGGGTGAGCCTCCCCTCCTCATACTTGTGGGGGTTACCCGTCAGCATCCATATCGCTCTCGTTTTCCCTCTTGACATATCTGCCCCTCCTCTCTATCTCCCTCACCTTCCTTATGGCCTCCTCTGCCTCAGCCCCCATGATGCTCCTGTAGCCCTCCTCGAAGGCCGTGGAGAGCTCCTTGACGTGGGGGAAGTGGGTGCTCATGAGCATCCTCCTCATCAGGTGGAGGTCCACCCCCCTCTTCTCAGCCTCCCTTGACAGCTCTGCGAGGCCGAAGTCTATGAAGAAGGGGGACTCCCCGTTCCAGATTATGTTGGATGTGGTGAGGTCCCCGTGGATTATACCAGCCCCATGCAGCCTCCCCGCCTTCACCCCTATGAGCCTGAAGAGCCTGACTCTATCCCCGTGGTCGAGGCTCTCCAGGGCCTCCCTGACCCTCACCCCCTCGACGTACTGCATCACTATCGCCTTTCCCTCCGGATCGACCTGATAGATGATCGGCGTGGAGACCCCCGCCCTCTTCGCCCTGTGGATGATCTCGGCCTCGTGTACCGTCCTGTACCTCCTCAGCTCCTCATCTAGGTCAGGGTGGCGATAGCTCTTTTTACCCCTCCTCTTTATGATCACCCTCCTCCCATTCCAGTCTTCGTCGAGCCAGAGGTCCGCCTCAGCCCCCTTTGATATCAGAACCATCTTCGAGCCGCTGGGCTCAGCGTCCTCACCTCGCCCGATCTTCAGCTCGGATTTGGAGCCCTCCTTTCTCCATGGGACTTCCACCTCGTCTATCCTCCAGTCGCTGTCTATGTGGCTCCTCTCCAGGGGTGTTGTCATCCCGTGGGTGTATGCTAGGATGCCCGTCCAGGCTATCATGGCCCCGTTGTCCGTGGCGTAGCCCGTGGGCACGTAGTGGGGGGTGGCCCCATGCTCCTCCGCTATGGACTGGATTATGGAGCGGAGCCTCCTGTTCGCGGCGACGCCCCCGGTGAGGAGGAGCTCGGGCTTTCTCGTGTGGGCTAGGGCCCTCTCAGTGACCTCTCCCAGCATCGCGTAGGCCACCTCCTGGAGGCTGTAGCAGAGGTCCTCTAGCCTCCAGCATCCCCTCTTCAGCTCCTGCAGGGCGGCTGTCAGGAGGCCTGTGAAGCTCAGGTCCATCCCCTTAACCACGTATGGTAGTGGGATGAGCCTCTCCCCCTTGAGGGCCATCCTCTCAACCGCTGGGCCTCCCGGATATGGCAGCCCTGCCTCCCTGGCGAAGACGTCTAGGCAGTTCCCGACCGCTATGTCTAGGGTCTCCCCGTAGACCCTGTACCTTCCGGCCTCGAACCCCGCGACGATGGTGTTCCCACCAGAGACGTATAGGGTGAGGGGGTCCTCTGCCCCTGATGAGAGGCGCCCGATCTCTATGTGGGCTACGCAGTGGTTAACCCCGACGAGGGGGACGCCGAGGTATGAGGCTAGAGCCCTGGCCGCCGTGGCCCCGGTTCTCAGGCAGGGGCCCAATCCCGGCCCCCTGGAGAACGCCACGACATCGATGTCTCCGGCCTCCAGCCCGGCCCTTTCTAGGGCCCTGGCTATGACCTCCCCGATCTCCATGGCGTGGTGGCGCGCAGCCTCCCTTGGGTGGATACCCCCCTTCTCGGGGGTGTAGGTGCTCACCTCGTTAGCTAGGATGGCCCCGTCGGAGGAGGCGACCCCAACCCCCAGGTTGTCTGCCGTGGACTCTATGCCGAGGCAGATGATCCGAGCTATGTCTCCGCACCTGGGATCAGTCTTGGTGGCCTGTAAAAAAGGTTTATCGGGGTGCTGAGCATGGGGCGGTTCCCGCGGACCGGAAGTATTTTAACCCAGTTGGTTTATCTCATGCTCGCCTCGAGGGATTGAGGATGGGTAATAGGGTTGTCATAGCGCTCGGGGGGAACGCGATAAAGCAGCCCGATGAGAGGGGGACCGCCGAGGAGCAGATTAGGAATGTGAGGGCCGCCTGCCGCCAGATAGCTGGGATAATCCGCAGGGGGTATGAGGTGGTCCTCACCCACGGGAACGGCCCCCAGGTGGGGAACCTTGCTATCCAGCAGGAGCAGGCTAGGGATCTGGTGCCCCCCCAGCCCCTCGTGGTTCTGGGGGCTATGACCCAGGGGCAGATTGGGTACCTCTTCCAGCAGGCCCTGAGAAATGAGCTGGCTGATGTGAAGAGGCCAGTGGTAACAGTCGTGACACAGGTGCTGGTCGACAAGGATGACCCCGACTTCAGGGATCCCCATAAGCCCGTGGGCCCCTTCTACGACGAGGAGGAGGCCAAGGCGTTAATGGGGGAGAGGGGGTGGGTTATGAGGAGGGTCAGGCCTGATGTCAAGGGGTGGAGGAGGGTTGTCCCATCCCCGAGGCCCCTCGCCATAATAGAGGGGGAGGCTGTTAGAAGGATGGTCGACGACGGGATGATAGTAATAGCATCTGGGGGAGGGGGGATACCCGTGATAGAGAGGGATGGAAGGCTTGAGGGCATAGACGCGGTCATAGATAAGGACCTGGCCGGGGAGATCCTGGCGGAGGAGGTGGGGGCTGATATATTCCTGATCCTCACAGACGTGGACTGCGTGAAGCTGGACTATGGGAAGCCCTCCGAGAGGCCTATAAGGCGGATGACCTTAGAGGAGGCGAGGAGGTACCTCTCAGAGGGGCATTTCCCGCCGGGCAGCATGGGGCCCAAGGTTGAGGCATGCATCAGGTTCCTGGAGCATGGTGGGGAGAGGGCGATAATAGCATCCCTACATGATGGGCTGGAGGCCTTGGAGGGGAGGGCCGGCACCCAGATAACCAGGGAGTAGGAGGGGCGTCCAACACACACCCTGAGAGAAGGATAGTCGGAAGTTTTGGATACCGAACTCTATCACGGGGAGTTCTGGGCCTCTCCACTTCAATCCTGGGGCTTCAATAGGACGCAGAACAGCCTCTCGAAGAATAGGGGTAACTCCTCTAGGACCTCTGCCCTATAACCCCTGAATGCATCCTCATCCAGTCCTGTCAGGTTGGAATATATGAGGAGGATTGCCCCGTCGGGCCTCAGGTGTTCATGGGCCTCCATTAGGAGCCTCTCTATGGT from Candidatus Bathyarchaeota archaeon includes the following:
- a CDS encoding IMP cyclohydrolase, whose translation is MEEMRKRYRTPTEEGFPDRLSMHIGGEEMIYEKAMSLRYGENPHQPAALYRPLRGHPVIGNLKLIKGGKGGLSQTNIEDVNNALNILKYFEEPACAVMKHLNPSGVAASRGGFESLRDIYIRARDCDSVAAYGSVVVFNSTLDEGTGEEVASTFVEVVAAPSFEEEAIGVLSSRRDLRIIQFQNLATLSRFIGDPPQPYNISILVDGSIIVSAPLLTRIRGPGDLRIVTRRNPTERELDDLIFSWYICMNVRSNGIVVSRDRATLGIGAGQQDRVTAVRLALEKAAERGHREELKGAVLASDGFFPFSDSVELMAKYGITACIQPGGSIRDEEVIKACEEHGIAMAFTDERCFRHF
- the guaB gene encoding IMP dehydrogenase, coding for MGFRDKLFKAVQALTFNDVLLLPGFTSVEPSEVDVRSRATRRVMLNVPFISSPMDTVTESDMAIALARQGGLGVLHRNCSVEAEVEMARRVKRAEALIIRDVVTVGPDITVEELLRLMEAHNIHGFPVVEDDEKLIGIVTARDVRLADPSLRVRDVMTRNVITASEAITLEEAKRILHRERIEKLPIVDGEGRVRGLITMRDITLKGTYPNAIRDEEGRLVCAAAISPFDLPRAKALDKYVDVLFTDVAHFHNRNCFEATKRMLKEISAELVVGNIGTYEAAEDCITKLEGIGGLRVGIGSGSICTTSVVTRAGSPTLFAVSQAADAVRDYGADIPIIADGGIRNPGDVAVALAMGASSTMMGNVFAGCRESPGRLVALEGRYYKEYYGMGSAAAKRKRYAQDRYSQPSKTIDEGVEGWVPYRGTVADIVSEFVGGLQAAMGYVGAENITQMWEKARLALVTEKGADELKPHDILLPGSGRTP
- a CDS encoding Lrp/AsnC ligand binding domain-containing protein, whose translation is MGVLKAFVLMNTELGQEASVVEALTRMEGVKKAYALYGIYDVIAEIEAESMDNVRNIVFTKIRQLPNVRSTVTLITYGESFIR
- a CDS encoding N-glycosylase/DNA lyase, with amino-acid sequence MDLVHILEEVSGAPHTLWRYEEVRGPRFQVWIARLDFLGELMKAVEEVRPIVEERIRSFEEAGGDEESLFRELCFCILTANYTAEGGMKIQEALGRGLLTLEREKLSGELRRLGHRYPEARAEYIVEARRLHGRLKETLRNMDEMEAREWLVREVKGLGYKEASHFLRNTGSKNLAILDRHILRFLWGKGLITEIPRGLSKSLYIRLEALMRAIAGRMGITPAELDLYIWYMMTGKILK
- a CDS encoding DHH family phosphoesterase, whose translation is MNLELERQFLDSIEVAAELYERHVERGDPVRIVSHSDADGIAAGGILSLTSLRSGVPFKTTCEVRLDEEILKGISEEKAPLIIFSDIGSSYLDIIAKHLSDSDVIILDHHPPIEAEEGRIVHINPVSHGLDGSRGISGAGVAYLFSRRIDEGNIALSPLGVVGALADQQDKGEGKSLTGLNRRIEEEAKEAGLLETRTDITLYGYETRPLYRALAYTTNPYIPGLSGREDRCLAFLKELGIELKREGRWRALRDLTEEEKRSLFSALSQHMIQEQCSVEAIHELIGKVYTFKKEEAWTPMRDGREYASLLNACARMERPSLGIAVCLGDRGSAVEEAEATLNEYRRKIAEYLDLVRERASIVEMENIYALSAQDEIDDRIIGVVASILISTGILKKKMPIVALAKAEGGLLKVSGRLTDELAMEGINLGKVMMEAAERFNGRGGGHDIAAGAFIQEIYEDEFIRLVNRLVGEQRKARGTHNFKIQL
- a CDS encoding 30S ribosomal protein S15 — protein: MVGRRALMLGGSRSTRPVSKRPPGWVVYQPEEVKALVISLAREGRTPSEIGNILRDEHGIPLVKPIVGEGILEILREAQMAPKLPEDLQNLISRAANIRRHLERNPKDYSNKRGLQLAEARIYKLAKYYKRKGLIPPDWEYRPSMITF
- a CDS encoding XTP/dITP diphosphatase, which produces MLTGNPHKYEEGRLTLSEMGIDLHLLRGEKLEIQADELEEIASHSLEGISINDPRLIISEESGLFIERYGGFPGPYSSYTLRKIGLIGILKLMEGLEDRRAYYKSVIALKHGCDLHLFQGVVWGRISPEPRGTGGFGYDPIFIPDEGDGRTFGEMTIEEKNAISHRARAFRMLGAWLKSNPRI
- a CDS encoding bifunctional N(6)-L-threonylcarbamoyladenine synthase/serine/threonine protein kinase, which translates into the protein MICLGIESTADNLGVGVASSDGAILANEVSTYTPEKGGIHPREAARHHAMEIGEVIARALERAGLEAGDIDVVAFSRGPGLGPCLRTGATAARALASYLGVPLVGVNHCVAHIEIGRLSSGAEDPLTLYVSGGNTIVAGFEAGRYRVYGETLDIAVGNCLDVFAREAGLPYPGGPAVERMALKGERLIPLPYVVKGMDLSFTGLLTAALQELKRGCWRLEDLCYSLQEVAYAMLGEVTERALAHTRKPELLLTGGVAANRRLRSIIQSIAEEHGATPHYVPTGYATDNGAMIAWTGILAYTHGMTTPLERSHIDSDWRIDEVEVPWRKEGSKSELKIGRGEDAEPSGSKMVLISKGAEADLWLDEDWNGRRVIIKRRGKKSYRHPDLDEELRRYRTVHEAEIIHRAKRAGVSTPIIYQVDPEGKAIVMQYVEGVRVREALESLDHGDRVRLFRLIGVKAGRLHGAGIIHGDLTTSNIIWNGESPFFIDFGLAELSREAEKRGVDLHLMRRMLMSTHFPHVKELSTAFEEGYRSIMGAEAEEAIRKVREIERRGRYVKRENESDMDADG
- the arcC gene encoding carbamate kinase, encoding MGNRVVIALGGNAIKQPDERGTAEEQIRNVRAACRQIAGIIRRGYEVVLTHGNGPQVGNLAIQQEQARDLVPPQPLVVLGAMTQGQIGYLFQQALRNELADVKRPVVTVVTQVLVDKDDPDFRDPHKPVGPFYDEEEAKALMGERGWVMRRVRPDVKGWRRVVPSPRPLAIIEGEAVRRMVDDGMIVIASGGGGIPVIERDGRLEGIDAVIDKDLAGEILAEEVGADIFLILTDVDCVKLDYGKPSERPIRRMTLEEARRYLSEGHFPPGSMGPKVEACIRFLEHGGERAIIASLHDGLEALEGRAGTQITRE